TGGGAACGCCCGGCACCAGGTGTTCGCCATAAAGTCTTTTTAAAACATGGTCAAAGAGTTAGGTTGGTTGAGTTTTCAGATGATTTTGTGGAGAGCGACTGGTGCACAAAAGGACACCTTGGCTATGTCTTGGACGGCAGGATGTCAATTGATTTTAACGGAGAACGGGTAGAATTTAATGCAGGTGATGGTCTCTTTATACCCGAAGGAGAAGCGAGTAAACATAGGGGCAGCGTTGCAAAAGGAGAAAAGGTGCTGATTATTCTATTTGAGAAGATATGAGCGCAACTTCACATAACACAGCATATACGCTACGGGCTAACGCCCTTGCCCTCCGGGACATTTTGCTATTGCAAAACGTCGTATATGCTGAAACCAATAACCAAAATGTCGCTTCGCTCCATTTTGGTTATCGGGATGCGGAGGAGGGAGTTTAATGGTAAGTCAAGAGCAAATAGATGAAATTAAAACAAGAATTGCAGAAAACTTCAAGCCTCAAAAAATAATTCTTTTTGGTTCTTATGCTAACGGAACCCCCACAGAAGATAGTGATTTGGATTTGTTGATTATTAAAGATAGTAATGTGCCAGCACCTATACAGAATCGTAAAGTTAGAAAGATACTGGCGGGTTTGAAAATTCCAGTGGATGTGATTGTAAAAACGGCTGAAGAATTTGAAACCTAGAAGGATATTATTGGCACCATTATCTATCCTGCAAACAAATTTGGGAAGGTTATTTATGAATCGAGATGAAGTTATTGAGGATTTGGTTAATAAATGGATAAAGAAGGCAGATAAAGATCTTTTGTAAGCGTTCAGGTGGTGTAACAAAAGGAGATGTGGAGATTAAGGAGATAGGGAGATATTATTAAAAAAATTGAAATTAGTAGAAACTAATAGAAATTTATGGAAATTTGTTGTTTTCCACAATCAATTTCTACCTATTTTTGCTTCGCAACATTCTTCGAATTCTATAAATTTCAATCTATTTCTATTATCTTATCTCCATATCTCCCTTATCTCCTTATCCCCCTTCTTACACTTTTGATGCATAGCCTGAACGGTTACGATCTTTTGAGTGTAGAAAGAGAATTGTCCTTTGAAGACCCTGTTACAGAAACGGTATGTTTTCATTGTCAGCAGGCTGTAGAGAAGTATTTGAAGGCATTTTTAGTATACCATCAAATTTACTTTACCAAGACTCATAAGATAGCAGACTTGTTAGAATTATGTGCTACCGTAGAATCCTCTTTCAAAGATGAGTTGGAAGATGCGGATAGCTTAACTGATTATGCAGTAGAAGTTCGTTATCCTGATGTCTGGCTTGAACCAGGAATAGAATCTGCTGAGGAAGCTCTTGAAATAGCTAAGAAAGTAAAAGAGTTTGTCTTAAATAAGATTAATTTTGCCAATGATACTAAAAAGGAAGCAACCAACAGCGTCTAACAGCGTGTTTACGAAATTGCCTTCAGCAACTTCATAAACACGCAAATCGATAACCAAAATGTCGCTTCGCTCCATTTTGCGGGGGACCCACGAAGTGGGTCGCGCTTGCGGGTCGGGGCTGAAGCCAAAACTTGTAGTGAGCCTGTCGAACCTATGCCCCTAAAGGGGCACTTCGCTCATCCGCATCCCGTTAGTTGCAATTGCAGGCAGAAAGAAAATGGATAAGGGGAAAAACCGAGGAAAAAATAAAAATGGTCGTTGTCCGAATAAAAATGAAGGTTATTGAGAAATTAAGGGATGAATAATAAATCTAAAAGACCAGGGGAAAAATTGCTTGAGAAGAGAAACAAAGATGATTAAAAGTCCTTTACGTTATCCATGTGGAAAATCCAGGGCAGTAGGCTATCTTTACAAATTTATTCCTCAATATGAGGAACTCCGAGAACCATTTTTTGGAGGAGGGTCATTTTCGTTTTACTGTGTTCAGATTAGATAAAGAAGGTAAAGGTGTATTTATTTTTTTGGATCCACCATATTATTCAACTACACAGTCAAGATTATATGGAAAAAATGGGTATCTTCATGTAGATTTTAATCACGAAGTATTTTTTGAAAATCTCAAACAATTAAAGCATAAATGGTTAATAACCTATGATAATAACGAATATATCCGAGCATTGTTTAAAGACTTTTA
The nucleotide sequence above comes from bacterium. Encoded proteins:
- a CDS encoding nucleotidyltransferase domain-containing protein translates to MVSQEQIDEIKTRIAENFKPQKIILFGSYANGTPTEDSDLDLLIIKDSNVPAPIQNRKVRKILAGLKIPVDVIVKTAEEFET
- a CDS encoding HEPN domain-containing protein — translated: MEICCFPQSISTYFCFATFFEFYKFQSISIILSPYLPYLLIPLLTLLMHSLNGYDLLSVERELSFEDPVTETVCFHCQQAVEKYLKAFLVYHQIYFTKTHKIADLLELCATVESSFKDELEDADSLTDYAVEVRYPDVWLEPGIESAEEALEIAKKVKEFVLNKINFANDTKKEATNSV
- a CDS encoding DNA adenine methylase — protein: MFRLDKEGKGVFIFLDPPYYSTTQSRLYGKNGYLHVDFNHEVFFENLKQLKHKWLITYDNNEYIRALFKDFYQVEWELQYGMNNYKQQRAQKGKELLVANYEITKMDVQGII
- a CDS encoding DNA adenine methylase, with the protein product MIKSPLRYPCGKSRAVGYLYKFIPQYEELREPFFGGGSFSFYCVQIR
- a CDS encoding cupin domain-containing protein, coding for MAKYLINFKAMDWERPAPGVRHKVFLKHGQRVRLVEFSDDFVESDWCTKGHLGYVLDGRMSIDFNGERVEFNAGDGLFIPEGEASKHRGSVAKGEKVLIILFEKI